The following is a genomic window from Bacteroidia bacterium.
GAGAAGATACGCATCTCTGGCAGCACATCGGGTAGCGCTGGCCGTTGGCCCCGGCGAAAAAATGAAATGGGCGCGCAGCAAATTTGCTATTAGCATTAACAGCAGCATTAGCCGTGTTCCGGTAAAACCTGTGAGCCTGGCCGTTGGTAGTGTGAGATATCTTTATTCCTCACCGGTGATGCCGGGAGCAGGAGCTGAAATTTCGTATCGCCCCAACAGTTATCGGGAATTTGGTCTGCATGCAGGCATAGACGCAATCTGGGTACCATTGGGGATATCTCCTGATAATCCTGATGAGTTTACCGATCTCTACGGTGTTGCAACCGAATGGAGTGGTTTTTACCGCAGGTATTTTTTCAAAAATCGCGAACGACGCTTTCGTCCGTTTGCGGTTGGCCTGATCTATAATATGAATATGGTACAATCCCGCTTTAGTACCATTTATCTTCCTGACTGGGAGCCCAATAGCTGGAGCGCCCGTAAGCAGGAATCCACGATCCCCGAACCCGGCGCGCAAGTATTTACATCTCCCTTCCGCTACACGTACCTCACAGGAGGAGGCGGACTCGGCGTCGATATCCGTCTTTACCGAAGACTTAGTTTTCAATATCAGTCCGTGATCTACGGAAACCTTCCCTTAAAACGCACCCAGACAGACTTTTTGGATGAATTTAGCGGGTATCCTTACCAATGGAGAAACCAGTTTGGTTTTACACTCGCCATTTAACCTCAATTCGAATTAACCCTTTCACATGCAACAAACACAACATTTATTTTGCCTGGGAATGGCCATGATACTTATGGCATTTTCCCAGCACCTGATGGCGCAAACCCAACAAAAAGTTACCATCAGCGGCTACGTTACCGATGCCGAAAGCGGCGAGAAAATTATCTCCGCCAATGTCTATGACAACCTTACCAAACAGGGTGCAGTAACCAATGACTATGGATTCTTTAGCCTTACCTTAAAAGCCGGCCAGATAAATCTTATCTCTGCTTTCCCCGGTTACAAGTCCTTTCAATCCACTTTTACCCTTACCCGTGATACTTCGATCACCATTTCCCTCGAAATTTTTGCCCTCGAAACGGTCGAAATTGTCGCCGAAGAGGAAGAGCGGATCGAGCAGAAAACAGAAATGAGCACGATTGATGTGCCTATCCAACAAATTAGAAAACTACCCGCTCTGCTAGGAGAAGTAGATGTAATCAAAGCTATTCAGCTTCTGCCGGGCGTACAATCGGGCAGTGAAGGCACCACCGGTCTTTATGTCAGAGGTGGCGGACCTGATCAGAACCTGATTTTGCTCGATGGCGTTCCCCTGTATTATGTCAGCCACCTGGGCGGATTTTTCTCCGTATTTAATGCGGATGCCCTGAGCAGTGTAAAACTCGTAAAAGGTGGCTTCCCCGCCCGTTATGGAGGAAGGCTTTCTTCTGTGCTGGATATCCGAATGAAAGAAGGTAACCTCAACAAATTTGAAGGAGAAGGAAATATCGGCCTCATTTCTTCCAAACTTTCATTTCAGGGCCCGATTATTAAAGGGAAAACCTCCTTTATTGTTTCCGGAAGACGAACTTATTTTGATCTTTTTTCCAGACCGATATCAAAACTGGCTACAAAAGGCAATTCCTCTTTTGGTTATGCTTTTTACGATTTGAATGCCAAGGTGAACCATATTATTTCGGACAAAGACCGGCTGTATCTCAGCTTCTATTTCGGCGATGACAATCTGGACATAAAAGAAAAATACACCAACGGCCAGCCTGGAACCAATAATTACAGCAACAGTTTTTTTAAAAGTGGAATTGGCTGGGGAAATGACCTGGCAGCACTTCGCTGGAATCATATCTGGAGCCCGCGACTTTTCAGTAATCTTACGGCCACTTACTCCAAATACAAATTGGGAATACGGTATGATGAGGAGAATGAGTTTTTCCAAAATGATACCCTTCGCAGCTATTCCAGTTTCTTCGAATATGTCTCTGGCATCCGCGACTGGGGGTTAAAACTGGATTTTGATTACTACCCGGCACCTTCTCATGATATTAAATTTGGGATAAATTCTACCCTGCACAAATTTACCCCCGGTTCACTCGGTTACCGTGAAAACTCCGGGAATAACCGAATCGACACAACCCTGAAAACCAAAATTCACAATACGATTGAAACCTCTGTTTACGTCGAAGACAATTTTCAGATCGGACGCAGATTTAGTGCAAATATCGGCGTGCACGCGGTCAACTATCTGGTCAATGAGGAATCTATGTTTTCCATTCAACCCCGGGCTTCTGCTCGGCTTCAACTGACAGATAGAGTTTCTTTGAAAGGTTCTTATGTGCAAATGACCCAATTTATTCACCTCCTGACCAACTCTACCATTGGCCTTCCTATTGACCTTTGGGTACCGGCAACAGATAAAGTGCCTTCACAACATTCGTGGCAGGCAGCAGGTGGAATTGCCACTTCGTTGTGGGATGACCAGCTGGAACTGAGCGTGGAAGGGTACTATAAGAAAATGGATGGTCTTATCGCTTTTAAAGAAGGAACAAACTTTTTCCTGGGTGGCATAAATGAAGGAACATGGGAGAATATTGTAGAAACCGGCGGAGAGGGAGAAGCCTATGGGGCGGAGTTTCTTGTTCAAAAGAAAAAAGGAAAAACGACGGGCTGGGTAGGTTATACGCTTTCATGGAATTACCGCAAGTTTGATGCATTAAACGGCGGGGTGAAATTCCCTGACCGGTATGATCGACGCCATGATCTGAGCGTGGTTGTCAGTCATGCATTCAATGAAAGAATCAGCGTATCGGGAACATGGGTATATGGCACGGGCAATGCCATTACGCTTCCCAGTGGTAGTTTTGCGACCATCGAACACTGGGACTTCTTTGGCAATAATACTACCGGCAGCTTTGTGCCTATGAGTATTTCTCAATCGCTGTGGGGAGATTTTTCCGGCAGGCTTTATGAAAACGGGAGAAACGGCTTCCGTATGGAAGCTTACCACAGGCTCGACCTTGGGGTAAATCTTACCAAAAAAACCCGCTGGGGAGAACGAACCTGGAACTTTGGGGTGTATAATGCATACAATCGTCTGAATCCGTTTGCTTATTATATCCGCAACGATTACGACTCCAATAATCAGACTTCTACCCCCAAACTGAAAAAACTTTCGCTGTTTCCTATCATCCCTTCTGTGAGCTATAGCTTTAAATTCTGATTGAATATATAAATCGCCAAGTAATGAAAAAATTAATATATATATTTCTGATACTGGCAGTTGCATCTGCCGTTGTTTCCTGCGAGCGCGATCTCGAAATTCCGCTGCCGGAGCATCAGTCCAAACTTGTGATCAACGCATACCTGTATGCCGGGATGCCTGTGGACATTTATGTGACCCGCAGTTATGGCATCATTGAAAACGTGGAGATAAAGGACATCCTTGTCGAAAACGCCCGTGTGGAAATACTGGAGGGTGACAAAGTGCTGGATACACTGGCCTATCGGGATACAACTATTCAGGACCCGTTTGGAGTTGCGAAAACAATAAAGCTGGGGAAATATTATTCCGAAACCGTAAAACCTGAGGCCGGAAAATCCTACACAGTACGAGTTTCTCATCCTACATATGGCACTGCAACAGCTACAACGGTAATTCCCCGACAGATCAGCGTATTGGATACAAAAATCGAGCAGGATGTATATGTGTCTCAAAATACCGACTTTGATGGGCAGGTGTATGTTTATAGTCAGTCACTGATAAAGGTAAAAGTGGAAGATCCCGCCGGGGAAAAAAACTTTTACAATTTTGAGGTGGGAATAGATTTTGAATTACCCAGCTATCCGGGCGTTCCTTTTTATGGAGATCTTTATACTACCAATAACGTGTACAGAAATCCGGGTGAAGGCTATACCGGAGATAAAAAGCCGTTTGTCGATGACTCATTTGACGGTACGATCAAAACCCTTGAAATGGCGACCGACCTTCCCAATAATTATCAGTTGCTTTCAGAAAGGCAACCGCTGGAAATCAAAAAAATCTATGTGAAGGCTATCGCGGTAAACGAGGATTATTACCGTTTTAAAAGCAAATTTGACCTTCAGCAGCTAAATCGCGATACCGATGACTTTGGCATTGTTCCGGTGGAAGCCATTATTATTTACAGCAATGTCGAGGGCGGTTTTGGCATCGTCGCCGGGTTCAATGAATCGACGTTTGAATTTTAGGATCCCCATTGCGGGTAAACAACATTACCGAAATTCAGGGCGGGTAAACACATCGAGGTGTAGTCCCGCCCATGATCCCAGCAAGTCGCTTCCGGTTTCTTCTGTGCCGGGAAAATATGCCTGCTCGGGCGTTAGTTCTGTTTCAGGAATGGCGCCGAGAATATGGTACATGTACTCGTGATATTGTGGATAGTCGCGGAGGTTGTTGTGCCCGCCGCCTTTGATGGTAATCAGGGTACTTCTTTCGCCCAGCAGACGCACAAGCCGGCGGCTCATCGAGTAGGGAATCGTCAGATCTCTGGTTCCGTGGTAGATATAAACCGGGAACGAGACGTTTTCCAGAAATTTGTCGGTTCTCACCTTAAACCTCGATATACGTTTGACCGGTACAAAAGGCAGATATCGCTGGAATAAATGCAAAAGGCTGTAATAGGGCGCATCCAGGATCAGCATACGGGGGTGATTTTCGGAGGCAACTTTTGCAGCGAAACCTGAGCCCATAGAGCGGCCATATACGATGATATTATTTTCGCCATAACGCTCAGTCAGCCAGTCGTATCCATACAATGCGTCGTGAAACAACCCGGCTTCGGTTCTTTTGCCCCGGCTTTTGCCAAAGCCTCTGTAGTCAATCATCATGACATCATATCCTTTGCTGGTGAAGTCTCTCGAAAATTTTGCCCAGCCTTTGATGCTGCGGGTATTTCCGTGAAAATAGTACACCACCCCGCGCGAATTGGGCACACGAAACAACAGTCCGCTGATCACGGCTCCTGGTTCTGTGTCGAAAGTTAGTTCCTCAAAAGGATAAGGATAATCAAATTTGAAGTAGAGCGGCAGTTTTTCGGGATGGAATAAAAACAATTCCTGTATCAGGTAAATGATCACCATGATAACCGGATAAAACAATACAATTCCACCAAGAATATACCAGATAGTAGCCATAGAAGTAGTAGTCTGCATGAAGGTACTCATCCGGAAGCAAAAAGGAAAGTACTAAAGCGCCAGTCCCATACGAAAACTCGTCATGGGAAGAAACTGCCAGCCCATTTCGCCTCCTTTGGGGTGAAATACTTTTGAGCGAACCGGGTCTCCGTAGGAAAATTTTGCCCCAAAGCTAAAGTCGAGAAACCCGTACCGGAGAATACGTCGCTGAAACCCCAGCATAGGGGTTATAGCAACATTGTCAGAGTAAAGAATTCCGGTATCATCGGTAGCAGTCCATCCTTTCTGTTCGGGCTGTAATCTCGTGCTGAGTACGAGGCCAAGGTAATTGGCTGAAAGGTTATCTGCACTTCTTCCCTCCCTGATCCTTTTTTGCATCCCGTAATAATATCTCGGCCCCACTGCCACGCCGATAACTTGTTCCTCTGCGTAATACAGTTTACGGAGATTTCCTATGCCTATCGCCGTGTACCATGAGGTAGATATTTCTCCGGTCAGCGACCATGTGGTAAAAATCTTCCGTTCATACCCCGCGCGAAAGATTCCGTGGACATATCCGTTTCTGCTGATCCGGATGAGATTTGTCAGATCCAGCTTGATCATCTGTTTTTCGGGCACGCGAAGTGAAAACAGCCGGGACTCTGAAGGAGGGAAAGAGTCTTCAGGAGCAATGCGATTTTGGCCTGAAGAGTAGCTGTAAAAGAATAATAGCGTAACAATCCATAAGGGTAACAGATGCTTCATATCGCCAGAATTAAATAGCAGGAGTGCTTAAAGATAAGAAAATATTAATTCACATTGTGGATTAATATTTTCTTATAATTTTTATCCCGACGTTGGTTCACAACCCTGTTTTACTTATTCACGGATTCCACAGGCCTTTTCACGCAATTCGAGGATCAGTGCTTTCCGCTTTTTTTCAAGGCTTTGGAGACGTTTTACGGTGCCGGGGTTGTCGCCTTGTTCATCGAGCAGGCGGATCATACTGTCGCGTACTTTTGTGATAGACTGAAGCATTTCCATCACCGGTTGAATTTTTTCAGATTCCTGGTCCGGCAATTTTTCAATACAATTTTTCAATTCCTCTTCCTGCGAGGCAAGTTGGTGTTCATACTCAGTGATTTCTGCTTTTGAAAGCGGAAGTGCCCGATCGAGTTCTTTTTCTGAAAACGTAGCGGCGTTTGCAGGTATAGAGGATTGCGGTCGGAATAACCATAAAGCGCCTGCGGTCAGCAGTAGCAGGACGGTGGCTGCGGCTGCCAGATGCGCCATTTTGAATGGTACCGGGATAAACCGCCGGATCACAGGTTTCCTGCCGGCGTCTTCTTCTGCCAAACTTTTTTCGATCTGGTTCCAGACCTGGTTGTCGGGTTTATACACTGGCAATTTTTGCAGGGCATCCCGAAGATTTGATTGATTTTTTTCGTTCATCATCTTACACCCAACCCTTTAAGTTTTTGTTGAAGTTGTTTTTTTGCGTAGTAAAGCTGCGATTTGGAAGTGCCAACGGAAATGCCCATTGTTTCTGCCACTTCTTTATGAGAATAGCCTTCTACTTCTATGAGTACAAATACAGACCGGTAACCATTGGGCAGAGACTGAATCGCCTGCTCCAGATATCCAATATCAATAGGCGTATTCCAGTCCACGACTTCCTGGTGTTTTTCATCTTCCAGGGGAAGATGTACGACCTCGCGTTTAATGCGGCGGTAGGCGGTCCTCACCACGATGGTTTTGATCCATGCACCGAGACTGGACGCCTGCCGAAATCCTCCGATTCCCTTAAAAACACCGATAAAAGCCTCCTGTAACACGTCTTGTGCAAGGTCAAAGTCATTGGTGATCCGGTAAGACAGGGTGTACATAGCATCCTTGTATTTGTCATACAAGGCCTTTTGCGCCAGTCTGTCTCCCGCAAGGCAACCTTCGACCAGGTTTTGCTCTTTTTCGCTGATCCTGTAGCCTTCGCTGTTCATCTTGTACCCATCTGCTTTTGTCTTAAAGTGCCGGTATCCACGTCCGGAGTTGTATAGTGAAGATAATATTTTTGAATGGAATGCACCAATTACAAAAAAGGCCGTCTATATTTCAGACAGCCTTGATAGAGAAAAGCTAATTTTCAGGTGGATGTATGAGTCAATTTGTAATTGCGGGTATTTTTATTGTAAAACAGGTGCCTATGCCCAGTTCTGAGTCTACAGATATGGTGCCGCCAAGTTTGTCGAGTGCTTCACTTACGATGTATAGTCCGATTCCGGAGCCCTGGCTGTTTTTGGTCCCTCTGTAAAACATGTCAAAAATTTTGTT
Proteins encoded in this region:
- a CDS encoding alpha/beta fold hydrolase codes for the protein MSTFMQTTTSMATIWYILGGIVLFYPVIMVIIYLIQELFLFHPEKLPLYFKFDYPYPFEELTFDTEPGAVISGLLFRVPNSRGVVYYFHGNTRSIKGWAKFSRDFTSKGYDVMMIDYRGFGKSRGKRTEAGLFHDALYGYDWLTERYGENNIIVYGRSMGSGFAAKVASENHPRMLILDAPYYSLLHLFQRYLPFVPVKRISRFKVRTDKFLENVSFPVYIYHGTRDLTIPYSMSRRLVRLLGERSTLITIKGGGHNNLRDYPQYHEYMYHILGAIPETELTPEQAYFPGTEETGSDLLGSWAGLHLDVFTRPEFR
- a CDS encoding RNA polymerase sigma factor, with translation MNSEGYRISEKEQNLVEGCLAGDRLAQKALYDKYKDAMYTLSYRITNDFDLAQDVLQEAFIGVFKGIGGFRQASSLGAWIKTIVVRTAYRRIKREVVHLPLEDEKHQEVVDWNTPIDIGYLEQAIQSLPNGYRSVFVLIEVEGYSHKEVAETMGISVGTSKSQLYYAKKQLQQKLKGLGVR
- a CDS encoding DUF4249 domain-containing protein, whose translation is MKKLIYIFLILAVASAVVSCERDLEIPLPEHQSKLVINAYLYAGMPVDIYVTRSYGIIENVEIKDILVENARVEILEGDKVLDTLAYRDTTIQDPFGVAKTIKLGKYYSETVKPEAGKSYTVRVSHPTYGTATATTVIPRQISVLDTKIEQDVYVSQNTDFDGQVYVYSQSLIKVKVEDPAGEKNFYNFEVGIDFELPSYPGVPFYGDLYTTNNVYRNPGEGYTGDKKPFVDDSFDGTIKTLEMATDLPNNYQLLSERQPLEIKKIYVKAIAVNEDYYRFKSKFDLQQLNRDTDDFGIVPVEAIIIYSNVEGGFGIVAGFNESTFEF
- a CDS encoding TonB-dependent receptor plug domain-containing protein, whose amino-acid sequence is MQQTQHLFCLGMAMILMAFSQHLMAQTQQKVTISGYVTDAESGEKIISANVYDNLTKQGAVTNDYGFFSLTLKAGQINLISAFPGYKSFQSTFTLTRDTSITISLEIFALETVEIVAEEEERIEQKTEMSTIDVPIQQIRKLPALLGEVDVIKAIQLLPGVQSGSEGTTGLYVRGGGPDQNLILLDGVPLYYVSHLGGFFSVFNADALSSVKLVKGGFPARYGGRLSSVLDIRMKEGNLNKFEGEGNIGLISSKLSFQGPIIKGKTSFIVSGRRTYFDLFSRPISKLATKGNSSFGYAFYDLNAKVNHIISDKDRLYLSFYFGDDNLDIKEKYTNGQPGTNNYSNSFFKSGIGWGNDLAALRWNHIWSPRLFSNLTATYSKYKLGIRYDEENEFFQNDTLRSYSSFFEYVSGIRDWGLKLDFDYYPAPSHDIKFGINSTLHKFTPGSLGYRENSGNNRIDTTLKTKIHNTIETSVYVEDNFQIGRRFSANIGVHAVNYLVNEESMFSIQPRASARLQLTDRVSLKGSYVQMTQFIHLLTNSTIGLPIDLWVPATDKVPSQHSWQAAGGIATSLWDDQLELSVEGYYKKMDGLIAFKEGTNFFLGGINEGTWENIVETGGEGEAYGAEFLVQKKKGKTTGWVGYTLSWNYRKFDALNGGVKFPDRYDRRHDLSVVVSHAFNERISVSGTWVYGTGNAITLPSGSFATIEHWDFFGNNTTGSFVPMSISQSLWGDFSGRLYENGRNGFRMEAYHRLDLGVNLTKKTRWGERTWNFGVYNAYNRLNPFAYYIRNDYDSNNQTSTPKLKKLSLFPIIPSVSYSFKF